In a single window of the Paenibacillus sp. MMS20-IR301 genome:
- a CDS encoding glycoside hydrolase family 38 C-terminal domain-containing protein, whose translation MKRKLHLLSNAHLDPVWQWEWEEGAAAAVSTFRAAAEFCEENDEYIFNHNEVILYQWVEEYEPALFKRIQRLVKEGKWHIMGGWYLQPDCNMISGESFVRQILLGKAYFRAKFGAEPATAINFDSFGHSRGLVQILVQAGYDSYIFMRPDEMEGLPADDFSWEGYNGSKVMAHKIEGGYNSLMGKTRGKIERWLGDHPQQQTGLVLWGVGNHGGGPSRTDLAQIAELMQERDDVEIVHSTPERYFAELKQKGAELPVYAGDLNPRFVGCYTSMIRIKQQHRLLENELFLTEKMLSAAALQGLLPYPAAGLQEALRDLLTAQFHDILPGTSVQNAEEASLRQLGHGLETAARLKTRAFFALAAGQPKAALKEYPVLIYNPHPYAVTGVFECEFMLEDQNWSEEYSLPVVYQGGRRLPCQPEKERSNIPLDWRKRVAFTAELAPSSMNRFDCRMEMLPDKPLPQLAGQDGCFRFETAELTVIINARTGLMDEYTAGGHSLLRPGAFAPLVMADNEDPWRMDTDRFDQVEGVFTLMGEAESARFSGVKQPLPAVRVIEDGEVRTVIETVLSYGSSSITQTYKLPKQGTEVEIELRVYWNEKDKLLKLAVPTVLAQAGYFGQTAFGVQQLDRNGRESAAQKWVSAEDAAQNLALTCINSGIYGSDFRQGELRLSLLRSAGYCAHPIGDRPIMAQDRFLPRMDQGERSYTFWLNGGTREERRRLVDREALVHNERPYALSFFPSGEGEQPGPCVLLADDSIQLSAFKREEYGDGFILRLFEPTGLGGATVVSLPALGIRREVSLNGYEIKTFRLLPASRTLEEAPLCEV comes from the coding sequence ATGAAAAGGAAACTGCATTTGCTCAGCAACGCCCATCTGGACCCGGTGTGGCAGTGGGAATGGGAGGAGGGCGCAGCGGCAGCGGTATCTACGTTCCGTGCAGCGGCGGAATTCTGTGAGGAGAACGACGAATATATTTTCAACCATAATGAAGTGATCCTCTATCAATGGGTTGAGGAGTATGAGCCGGCATTGTTCAAGCGGATTCAGCGTCTGGTTAAGGAAGGCAAGTGGCATATTATGGGCGGATGGTATTTGCAGCCGGACTGCAATATGATCTCGGGTGAATCGTTTGTCCGGCAGATCCTGCTCGGCAAAGCCTATTTCCGGGCAAAGTTCGGTGCAGAGCCGGCTACCGCCATCAACTTCGATTCCTTCGGGCATTCCCGCGGGCTGGTGCAGATTCTGGTACAGGCGGGTTACGATTCGTATATCTTCATGCGTCCGGATGAGATGGAAGGCTTGCCGGCGGATGATTTCAGCTGGGAGGGGTATAACGGCAGCAAGGTGATGGCCCACAAGATAGAGGGCGGCTACAACAGTCTTATGGGCAAAACCCGCGGGAAGATCGAGCGCTGGCTGGGCGATCACCCGCAGCAGCAGACCGGACTTGTGCTTTGGGGCGTGGGTAATCACGGCGGCGGGCCGTCGCGGACCGATCTGGCGCAGATTGCCGAGCTCATGCAGGAGCGGGACGATGTGGAGATTGTCCATTCGACGCCGGAGCGTTATTTCGCCGAGCTGAAGCAGAAGGGGGCAGAGCTGCCCGTCTATGCGGGCGATCTCAATCCCCGGTTCGTAGGCTGCTATACCTCGATGATCCGCATCAAGCAGCAGCACCGGCTGCTGGAGAATGAACTGTTCCTGACGGAGAAAATGCTGTCCGCCGCTGCGCTGCAGGGTCTGCTCCCCTACCCGGCAGCCGGGCTGCAGGAGGCGCTGCGGGATCTCTTGACCGCGCAGTTCCATGACATTCTGCCGGGGACCTCTGTGCAGAATGCCGAGGAGGCCTCCCTGCGCCAGCTCGGCCACGGGCTGGAGACCGCCGCCCGGCTGAAGACGCGGGCGTTCTTCGCTCTGGCTGCCGGACAGCCGAAGGCGGCGCTTAAGGAATATCCGGTGCTGATCTATAATCCCCATCCGTATGCGGTTACAGGCGTATTCGAATGTGAGTTCATGCTGGAGGACCAGAACTGGAGTGAGGAATACTCTTTGCCTGTAGTCTACCAGGGTGGGCGCCGCCTGCCCTGCCAGCCGGAGAAGGAGCGCAGCAATATTCCGCTGGACTGGCGGAAGCGGGTAGCGTTCACAGCAGAGCTGGCCCCGTCATCGATGAACCGGTTCGACTGCCGGATGGAGATGCTGCCGGATAAGCCGCTGCCGCAGCTGGCCGGTCAGGACGGCTGCTTCCGGTTCGAGACTGCGGAGCTGACGGTAATCATTAACGCCCGGACCGGGCTCATGGATGAGTACACCGCCGGGGGCCATTCGCTGCTGCGTCCGGGAGCCTTCGCCCCGCTCGTGATGGCGGACAATGAGGACCCGTGGCGGATGGACACGGACCGCTTCGATCAGGTAGAGGGCGTGTTCACGCTGATGGGTGAGGCGGAGAGCGCACGCTTCTCCGGCGTGAAGCAGCCGCTGCCTGCCGTGCGGGTCATCGAGGACGGCGAGGTCCGCACCGTGATTGAAACGGTGCTGAGCTACGGCAGCTCCTCGATCACCCAGACCTATAAGCTGCCGAAGCAGGGAACCGAGGTAGAGATTGAGCTGCGGGTGTACTGGAATGAGAAGGATAAGCTGCTGAAGCTGGCGGTCCCGACCGTGCTTGCGCAGGCCGGGTACTTCGGCCAGACGGCCTTTGGTGTGCAGCAGCTGGACCGGAACGGCCGGGAGTCAGCGGCGCAGAAGTGGGTCTCTGCTGAAGACGCTGCGCAGAATCTGGCGTTGACCTGCATTAATAGCGGCATCTACGGCAGCGATTTCCGGCAGGGCGAGCTGCGCCTGTCGCTGCTGCGCAGCGCCGGCTACTGCGCGCACCCGATCGGCGACCGGCCGATTATGGCGCAGGACCGCTTTCTGCCGCGCATGGACCAGGGGGAGCGCAGCTACACCTTCTGGCTGAACGGCGGCACGCGGGAGGAGCGCCGCAGGCTGGTGGACCGCGAAGCGCTGGTCCATAATGAGCGGCCGTACGCGTTATCCTTCTTCCCGTCAGGGGAAGGGGAGCAGCCCGGCCCTTGTGTGCTGCTGGCGGATGACAGCATCCAGCTTAGCGCCTTCAAGCGGGAGGAATACGGCGACGGCTTCATCCTGCGCCTGTTCGAGCCGACCGGACTTGGCGGCGCGACCGTGGTCAGCCTTCCGGCGCTTGGGATCCGCCGGGAGGTCTCCCTGAACGGATACGAGATCAAGACGTTCCGGCTGCTGCCCGCTTCCCGGACGCTGGAGGAGGCTCCGCTGTGTGAGGTTTGA
- a CDS encoding glycoside hydrolase family 1 protein: MSIKFPDGFLWGGAVAANQLEGAYNEDGKGWSTQDVAPRGIKGPITEVPTEDNMKLVGIDFYHRYKEDIKLFAEMGFKVFRTSIAWSRIFPNGDELEPNEQGLKFYDDLFDELHKYGIEPLVTLSHYETPLHLSKQYNGWVNRELVGFYERYARTVFTRYKDKVKYWLTFNEINSILHEPFMSGGIYTPKEQLSKQDLYQAIHHELVASASAVKIGHEINPSAQIGCMILSMPTYPLTPNPDDVIAAMKSEHMNYFFGDVHARGVYPGYMKRYFREHGIEIHMEPGDAGILKHTVDFISFSYYVSICETGDDNRRQQTEGNLFSGAANPYLKASEWGWQIDPQGLRYVLNMFYDRYQKPLFIVENGLGAKDQLITGEDGVPTVNDDYRIQYLNDHLVQVGEAIEDGVDVMGYTSWGCIDLVSASTAELSKRYGFIYVDRHDDNTGTLERYRKKSFHWYKEVIATDGESLKR; the protein is encoded by the coding sequence ATGAGCATTAAATTTCCTGACGGCTTCCTGTGGGGCGGCGCTGTAGCCGCTAACCAGCTGGAAGGCGCATATAATGAAGACGGTAAAGGCTGGTCCACCCAGGACGTGGCTCCGCGGGGCATTAAAGGTCCAATCACTGAGGTGCCTACCGAGGATAATATGAAGCTGGTCGGTATTGATTTCTACCACCGCTACAAAGAAGATATCAAGCTGTTTGCAGAAATGGGCTTCAAGGTATTCCGTACCTCGATTGCCTGGTCGCGGATTTTCCCGAACGGGGATGAGCTGGAGCCGAATGAGCAAGGCCTGAAGTTCTATGACGACCTGTTCGACGAGCTGCACAAATACGGCATCGAGCCGCTGGTGACGCTCTCCCATTACGAAACACCGCTGCATTTGTCGAAGCAGTATAACGGCTGGGTCAACCGCGAGCTGGTCGGCTTCTACGAGCGTTATGCCAGAACCGTCTTCACCCGCTATAAGGATAAAGTAAAGTACTGGCTGACCTTCAACGAGATCAACTCGATTCTGCATGAGCCGTTTATGAGCGGCGGGATCTACACTCCGAAAGAACAGCTGAGCAAGCAGGACCTGTATCAGGCGATCCATCACGAACTGGTGGCCAGTGCCTCAGCGGTAAAAATCGGACATGAAATTAACCCTTCTGCCCAGATCGGCTGTATGATCCTCAGCATGCCGACCTATCCGCTGACGCCGAATCCTGACGATGTCATTGCGGCGATGAAGTCGGAGCATATGAACTATTTCTTCGGGGATGTTCATGCGCGCGGCGTATACCCGGGCTACATGAAGCGCTACTTCAGAGAGCACGGCATTGAAATTCATATGGAGCCCGGCGATGCCGGGATTCTGAAGCACACCGTAGACTTCATCTCCTTCAGCTACTATGTAAGCATCTGTGAAACAGGCGACGACAACCGGCGCCAGCAGACCGAAGGCAACTTGTTCAGCGGTGCGGCCAACCCGTACCTGAAGGCTTCCGAATGGGGCTGGCAGATTGACCCGCAGGGCCTGCGTTATGTACTGAATATGTTCTACGACCGCTACCAGAAGCCGCTGTTCATCGTGGAGAACGGGCTCGGCGCCAAGGATCAGCTGATCACCGGCGAAGACGGCGTGCCGACCGTCAATGACGATTACCGCATCCAGTACCTGAATGACCACCTGGTTCAGGTTGGCGAAGCCATCGAGGACGGTGTTGACGTTATGGGCTACACCTCATGGGGCTGTATTGACCTGGTCAGCGCCTCGACCGCCGAGCTGAGCAAGCGTTACGGCTTCATCTACGTAGACCGCCACGACGATAACACCGGTACCCTTGAGCGTTACCGCAAGAAATCCTTCCACTGGTACAAGGAAGTTATCGCTACCGACGGGGAGAGCCTGAAGCGTTAA
- a CDS encoding LacI family DNA-binding transcriptional regulator — protein sequence MSNLDHIAKLSGFSKATVSRVLNHSPHVSEATRNKIMAIMDELDYVPNGNAISLSKGQTEQIGMVTEGINEVMLPFLNSFVEAASRHGYQTIIYTSGGDPAKELQAFEDMRRKRVDALVITTCVNDQNLLGSFCKYGPIVSWQRMELPQIQSVAMDQYGGYMLGLEHVIARGYTRIANAFGRPTSINTSGRNQAFQDIARKYGLNVNPDWSPAGIHSIRQGEQLVRELMQCAGDRPNAILCANDLVAAGVLNEARRLQVKVPEELAIVGFDNTELAHTLGITSINNPIAAQAENAFRLILSRLKGTEAEQQQLEFGLVQRATT from the coding sequence ATGTCGAATCTTGATCATATTGCCAAGCTGTCGGGATTCTCCAAAGCTACGGTATCACGGGTGCTGAATCATTCTCCCCATGTGAGTGAGGCCACACGCAATAAAATCATGGCGATTATGGACGAGCTGGACTATGTCCCGAACGGCAATGCCATCTCCTTGTCCAAAGGTCAGACAGAGCAGATCGGCATGGTTACGGAAGGGATCAACGAAGTGATGCTGCCCTTTCTGAACAGCTTCGTAGAAGCAGCCAGCCGGCACGGATACCAGACCATTATCTATACTTCCGGCGGAGATCCGGCCAAAGAGCTGCAGGCGTTCGAGGATATGCGGCGGAAAAGAGTCGATGCCCTCGTCATCACCACCTGCGTCAATGATCAGAATCTCTTAGGCTCTTTTTGCAAATATGGGCCGATTGTGTCCTGGCAGCGGATGGAGCTTCCGCAGATTCAGAGTGTTGCCATGGACCAGTATGGCGGATATATGCTGGGGCTGGAGCATGTAATTGCCCGGGGGTATACCCGGATTGCCAATGCCTTTGGCAGACCGACCAGTATCAATACCTCCGGCCGGAACCAGGCTTTTCAAGACATTGCCCGCAAATACGGCCTGAATGTGAATCCGGACTGGTCACCGGCCGGCATACATTCTATCCGCCAGGGGGAACAGCTGGTACGGGAGCTGATGCAGTGTGCCGGAGACCGTCCGAACGCGATACTGTGTGCCAATGATCTGGTGGCGGCAGGGGTGCTGAATGAGGCCCGCAGGCTTCAGGTGAAGGTGCCGGAGGAGCTGGCCATTGTTGGATTCGATAACACCGAGCTGGCCCATACGCTGGGGATTACCTCCATTAATAATCCGATTGCCGCGCAGGCGGAGAATGCGTTCCGGCTGATTCTAAGCAGGCTGAAAGGCACGGAGGCGGAGCAGCAGCAGCTGGAGTTCGGGCTGGTGCAGAGAGCTACTACGTAA
- a CDS encoding response regulator transcription factor: MDKILIIEDDLKLQKYISEYLEAYHFEVETVKDFSRIVAQAEESRPQLILLDINLPVLDGFYYLKVLRKSMQTPIIILSARSDESEQIRGMEYGADDYVTKPFKIGILLAKINAVLRRAYPQAEEPGHTAGSLKLLKDTMKLQIKEQMLELSKNEFRLLQMFMKRPGEILTREELLEALWDEQTFVDDNTLTVNITRLKKKLAGCGLHQAIITKRGVGYALDPANC, translated from the coding sequence ATGGATAAAATACTGATTATTGAAGATGACCTGAAGCTGCAAAAATACATATCAGAGTATCTCGAGGCGTATCATTTCGAAGTGGAGACGGTGAAGGATTTCAGCCGGATTGTTGCCCAGGCGGAGGAGAGCAGGCCGCAGCTGATTCTGCTGGATATTAATCTGCCGGTGCTGGACGGCTTTTATTATCTGAAGGTTTTGCGCAAAAGCATGCAGACCCCCATCATCATCCTCTCCGCGCGCAGCGACGAAAGCGAACAGATCCGCGGTATGGAATACGGGGCGGATGATTATGTGACCAAGCCGTTCAAGATCGGGATTCTGCTCGCCAAAATCAATGCCGTGCTGCGCCGCGCCTATCCCCAGGCCGAGGAGCCGGGCCATACAGCCGGCAGTCTCAAGCTGCTTAAGGATACGATGAAGCTGCAGATTAAGGAGCAGATGCTGGAGCTGAGCAAGAATGAATTCCGGCTGCTGCAGATGTTTATGAAAAGGCCAGGTGAGATTCTCACCCGTGAGGAGCTGCTGGAGGCACTGTGGGATGAGCAGACCTTCGTGGATGACAATACGCTGACCGTGAACATTACCCGGCTCAAAAAAAAGCTGGCCGGCTGCGGCCTGCACCAGGCAATTATAACTAAGCGGGGTGTGGGCTATGCGCTTGATCCGGCGAATTGCTGA
- a CDS encoding sensor histidine kinase has protein sequence MRLIRRIAELLQLKQGMILVYILNTVVLILASYMFHGVKDILYPLGVSLFLLTVYLGISAIRLHKFKLKLSEAAASPQLPVDAADAADRLVFGMVNEIHEEYNSRIYQLGSSAKERNTLFSQWIHNMKVSAAVIDLAAERGTEQALADIREENGKLTANLEECLNLLRLEQFSRDYRPERVSLHRVVVKAVNARKRDFIYAGVYPKITVDEEADIYTDEKWCGSMLEQVLTNAIKYSHKGGTVTLSSSEVTEGRVLLTVADEGIGIELEDLPRAFEPFFTGRNGRDHRSATGIGLYMVKHTADRLGHSVRLDSQRGAGTVVTFTFAAV, from the coding sequence ATGCGCTTGATCCGGCGAATTGCTGAGCTGCTTCAGCTTAAGCAAGGGATGATCCTTGTCTATATCCTCAATACGGTTGTGCTCATCCTGGCCTCTTACATGTTCCATGGTGTGAAGGATATTCTGTATCCGCTTGGTGTGAGTCTGTTTTTGCTGACGGTTTATCTGGGGATTTCCGCAATCCGGCTGCACAAATTCAAGCTTAAACTGTCAGAGGCGGCGGCCAGCCCGCAACTGCCTGTCGATGCGGCGGATGCCGCGGACAGGCTGGTCTTCGGCATGGTTAATGAGATTCATGAGGAGTACAACAGCCGGATCTATCAGCTCGGCAGCTCGGCGAAAGAGCGGAATACACTGTTCTCCCAGTGGATTCACAACATGAAGGTGTCGGCCGCAGTCATTGATCTGGCAGCAGAGCGCGGAACGGAGCAGGCCCTTGCTGATATCCGGGAGGAGAACGGCAAGCTGACCGCGAACCTCGAAGAATGCCTGAACCTGCTGCGGCTGGAGCAATTCTCGCGTGATTACAGGCCGGAGCGGGTCAGCCTGCACCGGGTGGTGGTGAAGGCGGTTAATGCCCGCAAGCGGGATTTCATCTACGCGGGAGTATATCCGAAGATCACGGTGGATGAAGAGGCGGATATTTATACAGACGAGAAGTGGTGCGGCTCTATGCTGGAGCAGGTGCTGACGAACGCCATTAAATACAGCCATAAAGGCGGTACCGTTACACTCAGCAGCAGCGAGGTGACAGAGGGCCGGGTGCTGCTTACCGTGGCGGATGAGGGGATCGGGATTGAACTGGAGGATTTGCCGCGGGCGTTTGAGCCTTTTTTCACAGGGAGGAATGGAAGGGATCACCGCTCGGCTACCGGCATCGGCCTCTACATGGTGAAGCACACCGCAGACCGGCTGGGCCATTCCGTCAGGCTGGATTCGCAGCGGGGTGCGGGGACGGTGGTTACGTTTACTTTTGCAGCGGTATAG
- a CDS encoding ABC transporter ATP-binding protein: MNVISINQLVKVYNSYKAVKAVPALDSISFAVTKGEFTGIMGPSGSGKTTLLNILSGVDKATSGEVLIDGQDITKLSKDEMALFRRERIGYVFQDFNLLDSLTLAENISLPLILDRKSPKEIEDKLGPLLQLLDIEELKDKYPYHLSGGQKQRAAAARAIVNEPAVILADEPTGNLDSRSAGRLMETMASLNGQLGSTILMVTHDPFAASFCQRVIFIKDGQFEFEIRRGGGRKLFFDRILEAQSVLGGKPL; the protein is encoded by the coding sequence GTGAACGTTATTTCAATTAATCAACTGGTCAAAGTCTACAATTCTTACAAGGCGGTAAAAGCAGTCCCGGCACTCGATTCCATCAGCTTTGCTGTCACAAAGGGGGAGTTCACCGGGATTATGGGCCCCAGTGGCAGCGGCAAAACAACTCTGCTCAATATTCTCTCCGGTGTAGATAAGGCCACCTCGGGGGAAGTGCTCATTGACGGGCAGGATATTACGAAGCTGTCCAAGGATGAAATGGCCTTGTTCCGGCGGGAGCGGATCGGATATGTCTTTCAGGATTTCAATCTGCTGGACAGTCTGACGCTGGCGGAGAATATCTCACTGCCGCTGATTCTGGACCGTAAGAGTCCTAAGGAGATTGAGGACAAGCTCGGGCCGCTGCTGCAGCTGCTGGATATTGAAGAGCTGAAGGACAAGTACCCGTACCACCTCTCCGGAGGGCAAAAGCAGAGAGCTGCAGCCGCCCGCGCGATTGTGAATGAGCCGGCGGTAATTCTGGCGGATGAGCCTACGGGAAATCTGGATTCCAGATCGGCAGGCCGGTTAATGGAGACGATGGCTTCGCTGAACGGACAGCTGGGCAGCACGATTCTGATGGTAACGCATGATCCGTTTGCGGCGTCGTTTTGCCAGCGGGTGATTTTCATTAAGGACGGACAATTTGAATTCGAGATCCGGCGGGGTGGCGGGCGCAAATTGTTCTTCGACCGGATTCTGGAGGCGCAAAGTGTGCTCGGAGGGAAGCCGCTATGA